From a single Miscanthus floridulus cultivar M001 chromosome 8, ASM1932011v1, whole genome shotgun sequence genomic region:
- the LOC136472177 gene encoding BTB/POZ and MATH domain-containing protein 1-like — MKHRSSRTLGSGFLEFKLDYAQTHHLGIGDVVSSENFSAGGYLWRINCYPRGDEIDGDGEYLSIYLQLVTKSKNVKAIFDASLVGRDGTLSSSDVLRSVEVYTPNNDTEKGWDGFVKLIDLESSYVINGTVTILCGVIVVPDIDNTLPFPPQPGLASHLGHLLDSALGTDVSFVVGGEVFPAHCAVLTARSSVFSAELFGPMADATMPSITLHDIEPAAFKVMLQFMYTDAMPADDELGDPLVEMMIHLLAAADRYALDRLEVICELKLCENVSAEMVASVLACAETYGCLKLKTKCMELFAVKENFKKAVVTDGFIMLLQKFPTLAGELARRVAL; from the exons AT GAAGCACCGAAGCAGTAGGACGTTGGGCTCTGGTTTTCTCGAGTTCAAGCTTGACTACGCGCAAACCCATCACCTTGGCATTGGGGACGTCGTGAGCTCTGAGAACTTCTCCGCCGGGGGTTACCTGTGGAGAATTAACTGCTACCCTCGTGGGGACGAGATAGATGGCGATGGCGAGTACTTATCTATCTACCTGCAGCTGGTGACCAAATCCAAGAATGTCAAAGCCATCTTTGATGCTTCCCTGGTGGGCAGAGATGGCACGCTGTCTTCTTCAGATGTGCTCAGGTCCGTGGAGGTTTACACTCCCAACAACGACACCGAGAAGGGGTGGGATGGCTTCGTGAAGCTAATTGACCTCGAATCATCCTATGTGATAAATGGCACGGTCACAATTTTGTGTGGGGTCATAGTTGTGCCTGACATTGACAACACCTTGCCGTTTCCGCCACAGCCTGGCTTAGCAAGCCATCTGGGCCACCTACTGGATTCCGCTTTGGGGACAGATGTGTCGTTTGTTGTGGGCGGCGAGGTGTTCCCTGCTCACTGTGCGGTGCTCACAGCCCGATCGTCTGTCTTCAGCGCTGAACTCTTTGGCCCGATGGCAGACGCCACAATGCCATCCATCACGCTGCACGACATTGAGCCCGCGGCATTCAAAGTTATGCTTCAGTTCATGTACACGGATGCCATGCCTGCAGATGATGAGCTTGGAGACCCTCTCGTTGAGATGATGATACATTTGCTTGCCGCAGCTGACCGATATGCGCTGGACCGTCTCGAGGTTATATGTGAACTCAAGCTATGTGAAAATGTCTCGGCGGAAATGGTTGCTTCTGTTTTAGCTTGCGCCGAGACGTACGGCTGTCTAAAGTTGAAGACAAAGTGCATGGAGTTGTTTGCTGTGAAGGAAAATTTCAAGAAGGCAGTGGTCACAGATGGTTTTATCATGCTGTTGCAGAAATTCCCAACGCTTGCTGGTGAGCTGGCGAGGAGGGTGGCATTATAG